One genomic window of Moorella glycerini includes the following:
- a CDS encoding HutP family protein — MVSKIYIEKRKISLGKAALMLAMTDDREEEESIKEWLASIGYKKAVATEVSGPLADFKQKVMKNAVAAALHTGIIENDPRKLHGLVHAVLEATQGILIAALANPSIKVKMGIVTDDKWVAVGMFGVTALHVCTNHERAGLGVMHL; from the coding sequence GTGGTAAGTAAGATATATATTGAGAAGCGAAAAATTTCTCTAGGTAAGGCGGCGTTAATGTTGGCAATGACGGATGATCGCGAGGAAGAAGAGAGTATCAAAGAATGGTTGGCATCTATTGGCTATAAAAAAGCAGTAGCTACTGAGGTATCTGGGCCGTTAGCTGATTTTAAGCAAAAGGTAATGAAAAACGCGGTAGCTGCAGCTTTGCACACGGGTATAATTGAGAATGACCCCCGTAAACTTCATGGTCTAGTTCATGCGGTTTTAGAAGCTACCCAAGGCATACTCATAGCAGCTTTAGCAAATCCGAGCATAAAAGTTAAAATGGGGATAGTAACAGATGATAAGTGGGTAGCAGTAGGTATGTTTGGAGTTACTGCTTTACATGTATGTACCAATCATGAACGAGCTGGATTAGGAGTAATGCATTTATAA
- a CDS encoding DMT family transporter gives MLHGNKGLGILVLLGGSVSWGLASVYLKAAFQNRDKLVVTAYQMFYGSLLLLPVAALADHGLRFSWTLPAIGIILYTSIFTSALGFAILLTIQARYPASQTSVYLFLVPVFGVTSSTLLLGEKLTLNLLLGLALVALGIITVNLGDVAPAREKYSNRL, from the coding sequence TTGCTTCATGGAAATAAGGGGCTGGGCATCCTTGTTCTCCTGGGCGGTTCCGTCAGCTGGGGCCTGGCCAGCGTTTACCTGAAAGCAGCCTTTCAAAACCGGGACAAGCTGGTGGTAACTGCTTACCAGATGTTTTATGGTTCCCTGTTGTTACTCCCGGTAGCCGCCCTGGCTGATCATGGCCTGCGCTTCTCCTGGACGCTGCCGGCTATAGGGATCATCCTTTACACTTCTATCTTCACCTCGGCCCTGGGTTTTGCCATCCTTTTAACTATCCAGGCCCGTTACCCGGCCAGCCAGACCAGCGTTTACCTCTTCCTGGTGCCGGTTTTTGGCGTTACCTCCAGCACCCTGTTGCTGGGTGAGAAATTGACCCTGAACCTGCTCCTGGGGCTGGCCCTGGTGGCCCTGGGGATTATTACCGTGAACCTGGGAGACGTGGCGCCCGCCCGGGAAAAATATAGTAATCGGTTATAG
- a CDS encoding SLC13 family permease — translation MSVPVVSLLALIFIIIISCIMPLNIGAMSLGLALVVGHYIGGLKVADILKSYPTNILIMLAGTTYLFSLAQVNGTLEKIVKYTLKGVKGNAAILPIIFFLLAFVLSSMGPGQITIAALMAPMAMLLAEEAGISPLLMAIVVGNGGQAGAMSPIAPAGVIAAGLTQKMGLTGVSGILWLNQFLGHFIVSILAYIIYGGLKLWKVKEPGQRQSLVDMQVEPFTRNQLITLVAILIFIIGALFFKMDVGLGGFLIGTVLALFKIADEGKAIKQMPWGTILFVTGVTVLVDLMSKIGGMDLFASIIARFSTPLTLTLVTGFLAALISAYASTIGVILPAFIPMAPMLLQKVGAPATDLIPLLSTIVVCGFLTDLSPLSTTGAIFYANAGEKTNKQKLFRDMLIWGLSMSVVGAVVSWLAFTVLRLP, via the coding sequence ATGTCTGTACCAGTAGTTTCTTTACTGGCACTAATATTCATCATTATAATCAGCTGCATCATGCCGCTGAACATTGGCGCCATGTCGCTGGGATTGGCCCTGGTGGTCGGCCATTATATCGGGGGCCTGAAAGTAGCCGATATACTGAAAAGCTACCCTACCAATATTTTAATCATGCTGGCCGGCACTACCTATCTTTTCTCGCTGGCCCAGGTGAACGGCACCCTGGAGAAAATTGTTAAATATACACTAAAAGGCGTTAAAGGCAATGCTGCTATTCTTCCTATAATTTTCTTCCTTCTGGCCTTTGTTCTTTCTTCCATGGGGCCCGGGCAGATAACGATAGCTGCTTTAATGGCGCCCATGGCCATGCTGCTGGCGGAGGAAGCCGGCATCAGCCCCCTGCTCATGGCCATCGTAGTGGGTAACGGCGGCCAGGCCGGGGCCATGTCTCCCATAGCCCCGGCAGGCGTTATCGCGGCAGGGTTGACCCAGAAGATGGGCCTGACAGGGGTAAGCGGCATCCTGTGGCTGAACCAGTTCCTGGGTCACTTTATCGTCTCGATTCTCGCTTATATAATTTACGGCGGCTTGAAGCTGTGGAAAGTTAAAGAACCGGGACAGCGGCAAAGCCTGGTCGACATGCAGGTCGAGCCTTTTACGCGCAACCAGTTGATCACCCTCGTCGCTATTCTTATATTTATCATCGGCGCCCTTTTCTTCAAGATGGACGTCGGCCTGGGCGGCTTCCTGATTGGCACCGTCCTGGCTTTGTTCAAGATTGCCGATGAGGGCAAAGCCATCAAGCAGATGCCGTGGGGGACTATCCTCTTCGTGACGGGTGTTACGGTGCTCGTTGACCTCATGAGCAAGATAGGGGGCATGGACCTGTTTGCTAGCATAATTGCCAGGTTCTCCACCCCGCTGACCCTCACCCTGGTAACGGGATTTTTAGCGGCGCTGATTTCTGCTTATGCCAGCACCATCGGTGTTATTTTGCCTGCTTTCATCCCCATGGCCCCCATGCTGCTGCAGAAGGTGGGGGCGCCAGCAACAGACCTGATACCCTTGCTTTCAACAATTGTAGTTTGCGGTTTCTTGACCGACCTGAGTCCCCTCTCTACCACCGGTGCCATTTTCTACGCCAATGCCGGCGAGAAGACCAACAAGCAAAAGCTCTTCCGGGATATGCTCATCTGGGGCCTGTCCATGTCGGTAGTGGGTGCTGTTGTAAGCTGGCTGGCCTTTACCGTCCTGCGCTTGCCCTGA
- a CDS encoding IS110 family transposase, whose protein sequence is MEVVYERCCGLDVHKKKVVACLITPGEKQLKQEIRTFGTMTEDLEGLRGWLLENGVTAVAMESTGVYWKPIYNILEGQIPELILINPEHFKALKGKKTDCKDAVWLAELLRHGLLAGSFIPPKEIRELRELTRYRAALVAEHSREVQRVQKQLENSNIKLSSVATDIMGVSGREILKAMLNGNEDPKELAQMARGKLRKKIPELEKALEGKIEEHTRLLLKQQLEHLEFLEQQIEELNAEIEKRMEPFFEEAGRLAEVNGIKKEAAQDIIAEIGVDMTPFPDADHLASWAGVCPGNNESAGKRKSGKTRKGNQHLRAILVQCSWAAIRTKDSYLSAKYRRLAPRLGKKKALLAIAHSLIKIIYHLLKDKAHYQDPGPNYYTKEERERRIRRLVKQIEAQGYTVTLEEKPSVA, encoded by the coding sequence ATGGAAGTAGTGTATGAACGCTGCTGTGGGCTAGATGTCCACAAGAAAAAGGTAGTGGCGTGTCTGATCACGCCAGGAGAAAAACAACTAAAACAAGAAATAAGAACCTTTGGCACCATGACCGAAGACTTAGAAGGGTTACGGGGATGGCTTTTAGAAAACGGAGTTACTGCCGTAGCCATGGAAAGCACCGGAGTATATTGGAAACCGATATACAACATTTTAGAAGGCCAAATACCAGAATTAATATTGATCAACCCCGAACACTTTAAAGCCTTAAAGGGGAAGAAAACCGACTGCAAAGACGCGGTGTGGCTAGCCGAACTTTTAAGGCATGGCCTGCTAGCAGGAAGCTTTATCCCGCCGAAAGAAATAAGGGAATTAAGGGAGTTAACCAGGTATAGGGCGGCTTTGGTAGCAGAACACAGCCGCGAGGTGCAAAGGGTCCAAAAGCAGCTAGAAAACAGCAATATCAAATTAAGTTCAGTAGCCACAGATATCATGGGCGTATCAGGGCGAGAGATACTAAAAGCGATGCTTAACGGGAACGAAGATCCAAAAGAACTAGCGCAAATGGCCAGGGGGAAATTACGCAAGAAGATACCAGAACTAGAAAAAGCCCTGGAGGGGAAAATAGAAGAACATACCCGGCTATTGTTGAAACAACAACTAGAGCACCTGGAGTTTTTAGAGCAACAAATCGAAGAACTAAATGCCGAAATCGAAAAAAGGATGGAGCCTTTTTTCGAAGAAGCGGGGAGACTAGCTGAAGTAAACGGCATAAAAAAAGAAGCAGCCCAGGATATAATTGCCGAAATAGGCGTCGACATGACCCCCTTTCCTGATGCTGACCATTTAGCCTCATGGGCAGGGGTCTGTCCCGGTAACAACGAAAGTGCCGGTAAACGAAAGAGTGGGAAAACCCGTAAAGGAAATCAACACTTAAGAGCAATATTAGTCCAATGTTCCTGGGCCGCAATACGAACAAAAGACAGCTATCTCTCCGCGAAATATCGTCGATTAGCGCCACGACTAGGCAAGAAAAAAGCCCTGCTAGCCATCGCCCATAGTCTGATAAAAATTATCTACCATCTCCTAAAAGATAAAGCCCATTACCAGGATCCAGGACCAAACTACTATACCAAAGAAGAACGAGAACGCCGAATAAGGCGGTTAGTAAAGCAAATAGAAGCCCAAGGTTACACAGTAACTCTAGAAGAAAAGCCTTCTGTTGCCTAG
- a CDS encoding 3-isopropylmalate dehydratase large subunit, translated as MNFLLKSLAAAAGKGQVAPGEEITINVDLMLAHDGSAGKVLAAWPAGERVACPERVVFTLDHTLPAPAVASRQLHREMQAFARREGIHLFDRGEGVLHQVVAERFTPRAGMIIAGADGHVATAGAFGAIAFSLKPEELVSVLVSGKLQLKVPEIYNVQVKGKMPPGVAARDLALAVLKHLDRETVKGRALGFQGPGVWGLSTAGRMALCNLIGETGAVTGLIIPPQAVVPGVKPNLEVELENLEPVVACPPSPFNVRPLKELEGLPITQAVVGGCASGRLEDLRELALGLNGRKVHREVTLLVTPASRDVLHQMEREGLARVLRDLGAIILPPGCGPCPGIHLGLLAPGDRALAATVRNVPGRMGSEQSEIYLASPRTVGAAAAAGNITAGGTV; from the coding sequence ATGAACTTTCTTCTTAAGTCCCTGGCGGCTGCTGCCGGGAAAGGGCAGGTAGCGCCCGGGGAAGAGATAACCATCAACGTCGACCTCATGCTGGCTCATGACGGCAGCGCCGGCAAGGTCCTGGCCGCCTGGCCAGCGGGCGAGAGGGTGGCCTGCCCGGAGCGGGTTGTTTTTACCCTGGACCACACCTTGCCGGCGCCGGCGGTAGCCAGCCGGCAACTGCACCGGGAAATGCAGGCCTTTGCCCGCCGGGAGGGCATCCACCTCTTTGACCGGGGCGAGGGCGTTCTCCACCAGGTAGTGGCGGAAAGATTTACCCCCCGGGCCGGGATGATTATTGCCGGCGCCGACGGTCACGTGGCCACCGCCGGGGCCTTTGGCGCCATCGCCTTTTCCCTTAAACCGGAAGAACTGGTGAGCGTGCTGGTCAGCGGGAAGTTGCAGCTTAAGGTGCCGGAAATATATAATGTGCAGGTTAAAGGGAAAATGCCGCCGGGGGTGGCAGCGCGGGACCTGGCTTTGGCGGTTTTAAAGCACCTTGACCGCGAGACTGTGAAGGGCCGGGCCCTGGGTTTCCAGGGCCCGGGGGTATGGGGCCTCAGCACTGCCGGCCGGATGGCTTTATGCAACCTCATTGGCGAGACAGGGGCGGTAACGGGACTGATAATACCACCGCAAGCAGTAGTCCCAGGAGTTAAACCGAACCTGGAGGTGGAACTGGAGAACCTGGAGCCGGTGGTAGCCTGTCCCCCTTCTCCCTTTAACGTGCGGCCCCTGAAGGAACTGGAAGGGCTGCCCATCACCCAGGCCGTAGTTGGCGGGTGTGCCAGCGGCAGGTTAGAGGATTTAAGGGAGTTAGCCCTGGGGCTTAATGGCCGGAAGGTTCATAGAGAGGTGACCCTGCTGGTGACACCGGCCTCCCGGGACGTTTTACATCAAATGGAAAGGGAGGGCCTGGCCCGGGTCCTGCGCGATCTGGGGGCCATCATTCTCCCCCCGGGGTGCGGTCCCTGCCCGGGCATTCACCTGGGCCTCCTGGCGCCTGGCGACCGGGCGCTGGCAGCGACGGTCCGCAATGTACCGGGCCGGATGGGGTCCGAGCAAAGCGAGATATACCTTGCTTCACCGCGAACTGTAGGGGCTGCGGCGGCAGCGGGGAACATTACCGCAGGAGGAACAGTGTAG
- a CDS encoding 2-oxoacid:acceptor oxidoreductase family protein, translated as MIEIRFHGRYGQPVAALAGKVAQVALAAGKYAQVFENFGAYRPGAPMYAVVRIADSFIRERSANASNPDAVVVLDNSLLPLTDVTKGLKDGGMVFALGIGPETLGEKGKKFRFTPVAPAGDKEQALLVALERLWKDQYKE; from the coding sequence ATGATCGAAATCCGCTTCCACGGCCGTTACGGCCAGCCGGTGGCGGCCCTGGCCGGTAAAGTAGCGCAGGTTGCCCTGGCAGCAGGCAAATATGCCCAGGTCTTCGAAAACTTCGGCGCCTACCGGCCCGGGGCACCTATGTATGCGGTGGTGCGTATTGCTGATAGCTTTATCCGGGAACGCTCGGCCAATGCCAGCAACCCGGATGCAGTGGTGGTCCTGGACAACAGCCTGCTACCGCTAACGGATGTCACTAAAGGGCTGAAGGATGGCGGTATGGTGTTCGCCCTGGGGATTGGCCCTGAGACCCTGGGGGAAAAGGGGAAGAAGTTTAGATTTACCCCTGTTGCGCCGGCGGGAGACAAAGAGCAGGCCCTTCTCGTAGCCCTGGAGAGGCTCTGGAAGGATCAATATAAAGAATAA
- a CDS encoding thiamine pyrophosphate-dependent enzyme → MELINSLADVPETELFTGGHGGCRGCGAALAVRQAMKALGPRTIITIPASCMATIGGSGLSTAWEIPFYHSLFECAPAVASGIRAALDIQGIKDVNVVSWAGDAGTADIGFQSLTGAAERQENIIHVCYDNETYMNTGGQAGSITPYLAVTPDTPGGKPTPRKDMLAIMAAHHPAYLATASVAYPLDLIQKFQKAGEIQGFRYIHILAPCFKGWGIREDQTVQLARLAVECGLWQLYEEIDGRRRVTVIPERRIPVREYLRLQGRFKTMDEAAIAALQAEVDRRFQEVQS, encoded by the coding sequence ATGGAACTAATTAATAGTTTAGCTGATGTACCAGAAACCGAGCTTTTCACCGGTGGTCACGGCGGCTGCCGCGGCTGTGGCGCGGCCCTGGCGGTGCGCCAGGCCATGAAGGCCCTGGGCCCGCGGACCATCATTACCATTCCGGCTTCCTGTATGGCCACCATTGGCGGTTCGGGTTTAAGTACCGCCTGGGAGATACCCTTTTACCACTCCCTTTTTGAGTGCGCCCCGGCCGTCGCTTCCGGTATCCGGGCGGCCCTGGACATCCAGGGCATTAAAGATGTCAATGTCGTCTCCTGGGCCGGTGATGCCGGGACGGCGGACATCGGCTTCCAGTCCCTGACAGGGGCGGCCGAACGCCAGGAGAATATCATCCACGTCTGCTATGATAATGAAACTTATATGAATACCGGCGGCCAGGCCGGCAGCATTACCCCTTACCTCGCGGTCACGCCTGACACCCCCGGCGGGAAGCCGACCCCGCGGAAGGATATGCTGGCTATTATGGCCGCCCATCACCCGGCCTACCTGGCCACGGCTTCCGTCGCCTACCCCCTGGACCTGATCCAGAAATTCCAGAAGGCCGGGGAAATACAGGGCTTCCGCTATATCCACATCCTGGCCCCCTGCTTTAAAGGCTGGGGCATCAGGGAGGACCAGACGGTGCAACTCGCCCGCCTGGCAGTAGAATGCGGCCTGTGGCAGCTTTATGAAGAGATCGACGGCCGGCGGCGGGTGACGGTCATCCCGGAACGCCGTATACCGGTCCGGGAATACCTGCGGCTCCAGGGGCGCTTCAAGACTATGGATGAAGCGGCCATTGCCGCCCTGCAGGCCGAAGTTGACCGCCGCTTCCAGGAGGTGCAGTCATGA
- a CDS encoding transketolase C-terminal domain-containing protein — MRQLLNGNEAAAHAARLARVEVLASYPITPAAPVMEKITQFIAEGSLKCNFVRVESDHSALAAALGATMAGARSFLITNSQGLAYMSEVLYHVSGLRQPVVMAVVNRALAAPHSRFPEHGDVVAQEACGWVQLFCENNQEVLDSLLQAFRLGEDERVRLPVMVNYEGYIQSHTRETVDLPEQEAVANFLPLVRRPVLDVNNPLAVNTVTGPELYIDYKYQQDAALQRAGEVLQEVSTAYAGLTGRDWGGPVTGYRLEDAAIVLVAMGSLVSTARIAVDALRAVGEKAGLLKVRLFRPFPAAAVRESLRAAEAVVALDKNIVYGAGGALARELRAGLYGLATMPVYSYILGLGGRDVGVEDLTSIYRQVREQLGAGTTPAPYQWYGL, encoded by the coding sequence ATGCGCCAGTTATTAAACGGCAACGAAGCTGCCGCCCATGCCGCCCGCCTGGCGCGGGTAGAAGTCCTGGCTTCCTACCCCATTACCCCGGCGGCGCCGGTCATGGAAAAGATAACGCAGTTTATAGCTGAAGGCAGCCTTAAATGTAATTTTGTCCGGGTGGAGTCCGACCACAGTGCCCTGGCGGCGGCCCTGGGGGCGACCATGGCCGGTGCCAGATCCTTTCTAATCACCAATTCCCAGGGCCTGGCCTATATGAGCGAGGTTCTCTACCATGTTTCCGGCCTGCGCCAGCCGGTGGTCATGGCCGTCGTCAACCGGGCCCTGGCAGCTCCCCACAGCCGCTTCCCGGAGCACGGGGACGTGGTGGCCCAGGAGGCCTGCGGGTGGGTGCAACTTTTCTGCGAGAACAACCAGGAAGTCCTGGACAGCCTCCTCCAGGCCTTTCGCCTGGGGGAAGATGAGCGGGTGCGCCTGCCGGTAATGGTCAACTATGAGGGCTACATCCAGTCCCATACCCGGGAAACCGTGGACCTGCCGGAGCAGGAGGCGGTGGCTAATTTCCTGCCCCTGGTGCGGCGGCCGGTCCTGGATGTAAATAATCCCCTGGCCGTCAATACCGTTACCGGCCCGGAACTGTATATAGACTATAAATATCAGCAGGATGCCGCCCTGCAGCGGGCGGGTGAAGTCCTGCAGGAAGTTAGCACGGCTTACGCCGGGCTGACGGGCCGGGACTGGGGCGGCCCGGTAACGGGCTACCGGCTGGAGGATGCCGCCATTGTCCTGGTGGCCATGGGCTCCCTGGTCAGCACGGCCCGGATTGCCGTTGACGCTTTAAGGGCGGTAGGCGAAAAGGCCGGCCTGCTGAAGGTCCGCCTCTTCCGGCCCTTCCCGGCAGCAGCGGTACGGGAGAGCCTGCGGGCGGCGGAAGCCGTAGTCGCCCTGGATAAAAATATTGTCTACGGTGCAGGCGGCGCCCTGGCCCGGGAACTGCGGGCCGGCCTGTACGGCTTGGCAACCATGCCGGTTTACAGCTACATCCTGGGCCTGGGGGGCCGGGATGTCGGCGTGGAAGACTTGACCAGTATTTACCGGCAGGTGCGCGAGCAGCTGGGAGCCGGAACGACCCCGGCACCCTATCAATGGTACGGCCTGTAG
- a CDS encoding 4Fe-4S binding protein, whose product MAAKELPVVPSARPGTMAAGAAMERIREQRPVIDHQKCNLCRECLLYCPDAALAVDKGEVRVDWHFCKGCGICAVECPVRAITMVAEYAGNRGFIEK is encoded by the coding sequence GTGGCAGCTAAAGAACTACCAGTGGTACCCTCGGCCAGGCCGGGTACCATGGCCGCCGGGGCGGCCATGGAGCGTATCCGCGAGCAGCGGCCGGTCATTGATCATCAAAAGTGTAATCTCTGTCGCGAGTGCCTGCTGTACTGCCCGGACGCGGCCCTGGCGGTAGATAAAGGGGAGGTCAGGGTGGATTGGCATTTTTGCAAAGGCTGCGGCATCTGCGCCGTCGAGTGTCCCGTCCGGGCTATCACCATGGTTGCGGAATATGCCGGCAACCGGGGGTTTATTGAGAAGTAA
- a CDS encoding sigma 54-interacting transcriptional regulator, with translation MAEIAFIAPYEDLAHIARQVSLELGLDLSIHVARVEEGANLARDLARNGCQVIVSRGVTAWLIEQAVDLPVVDVPIGGYDILRAYYQAKQFGGPIGIADVPDVIQGLESLETILGDTFLKYTLKNQDDDIRRGIMALKEAGAEVIIGKIAMAREARNFGLNSVIITSGKETVYQALKEAQRVLQVRQQEKRRAEQFKAILDFAYDGIIALDEEGRITVFNPVAEKLSGWRAEEAIGRPVTEVIPAAQCHILLKTGKPELGELLDIGNTRVVANRVPILVDGRTVGVVTTFQNISSLQSLEHKVRRRLAGRGHVAKYTFADILGESPSLKEAVRLAREYAAVQSTVLIHGETGSGKEMFAHAIHLAGPRQNGPFVAVNCAALPENLLESELFGYAEGAFTGARKGGKPGLFELAHEGTIFLDEIGEMSPRLQARVLRVLEEGEIMRLGDDRIIPVNVRVIAATHRNLAQMVKEQAFREDLYYRINVLNLEIPPLRERGADVLLLAGHFLQEFCRQLQRPAGNLTPEAARELLQYQWPGNIRELRNCMERLALRCHGTTINAAEVRQALGLVIAPESGVPGEGAAGEGRIERLAGQVSTLERGLIKRVLAEAGGNKAEAARRLGVSRTTLWRKLKEENKIDKTGKA, from the coding sequence GTGGCGGAAATTGCCTTTATTGCTCCCTATGAAGACCTGGCCCACATCGCCCGCCAGGTGAGCCTGGAGCTGGGCCTGGACCTGTCCATCCACGTTGCCCGGGTAGAAGAAGGGGCCAACCTGGCCCGCGACCTGGCTAGAAACGGTTGCCAGGTAATAGTCAGCCGCGGTGTGACGGCCTGGCTCATCGAGCAGGCCGTGGACCTCCCGGTGGTAGATGTACCCATCGGCGGCTACGACATCCTGCGCGCCTATTACCAGGCCAAACAATTCGGCGGTCCCATCGGCATCGCCGACGTCCCTGATGTCATCCAGGGCCTGGAGAGCCTGGAAACCATCCTGGGAGATACTTTCCTCAAGTACACCCTGAAAAACCAGGATGATGACATCCGGCGGGGCATCATGGCCCTCAAGGAAGCCGGCGCCGAAGTAATCATCGGGAAAATTGCCATGGCCCGCGAGGCGCGCAATTTCGGCTTAAACAGCGTTATAATCACTTCCGGGAAGGAAACAGTTTACCAGGCCCTCAAGGAGGCCCAGCGGGTATTACAGGTCCGCCAGCAGGAGAAACGCCGGGCCGAACAATTCAAGGCCATCCTGGATTTTGCTTACGACGGCATCATCGCCCTGGATGAGGAAGGCCGGATCACCGTCTTCAACCCCGTGGCGGAAAAACTCTCCGGCTGGCGCGCCGAGGAAGCTATCGGCCGCCCGGTGACCGAGGTTATCCCCGCCGCCCAGTGCCATATATTGTTAAAGACGGGAAAACCGGAACTTGGTGAGTTACTGGACATCGGTAATACCCGGGTAGTGGCCAACCGGGTACCCATTCTTGTCGACGGCCGCACCGTAGGAGTGGTAACTACTTTCCAGAATATTTCCAGCCTGCAAAGCCTGGAGCATAAGGTCCGGCGCCGGCTGGCCGGGCGCGGCCACGTGGCCAAGTATACCTTTGCCGACATCCTGGGCGAAAGCCCATCCTTAAAGGAAGCCGTTCGCCTGGCCCGGGAGTACGCCGCCGTCCAGTCCACGGTCCTTATTCACGGCGAGACGGGTTCGGGCAAGGAAATGTTCGCCCATGCCATTCACCTGGCCGGCCCGCGGCAGAACGGTCCCTTTGTCGCCGTCAACTGCGCCGCCCTGCCGGAAAACCTCCTGGAAAGCGAGCTTTTTGGCTATGCCGAAGGGGCCTTTACCGGCGCCCGCAAAGGCGGCAAGCCCGGCCTTTTCGAACTGGCCCACGAGGGGACCATCTTCCTGGATGAAATCGGGGAAATGTCGCCCCGCCTCCAGGCTCGGGTGCTGCGGGTCCTGGAAGAGGGGGAGATCATGCGCCTGGGGGATGACCGCATCATCCCCGTCAACGTGCGGGTTATTGCTGCTACCCACCGGAATCTGGCGCAGATGGTCAAAGAGCAGGCTTTCCGGGAAGACCTTTACTACCGCATCAACGTCCTCAACCTGGAAATCCCGCCTTTACGGGAGCGCGGGGCCGATGTGCTCCTCCTGGCCGGACACTTTCTCCAGGAATTCTGCCGCCAGTTGCAGCGGCCGGCGGGGAACCTCACGCCTGAGGCAGCCAGGGAGTTGCTCCAGTACCAGTGGCCGGGAAACATCCGGGAGCTGCGCAACTGCATGGAACGCCTGGCCTTACGTTGCCATGGGACCACCATCAACGCTGCTGAGGTTCGCCAGGCCCTGGGGCTGGTAATAGCGCCGGAGTCCGGGGTCCCCGGAGAAGGCGCAGCAGGAGAAGGAAGAATAGAAAGACTGGCCGGCCAGGTAAGTACCCTGGAGCGCGGGTTGATTAAACGCGTCCTGGCCGAAGCAGGAGGCAACAAGGCCGAAGCCGCCCGCCGCTTAGGCGTCAGCCGCACCACCCTGTGGCGGAAGTTAAAAGAGGAAAATAAGATAGACAAAACTGGTAAAGCATAG